From Staphylococcus sp. M0911, a single genomic window includes:
- a CDS encoding bifunctional glycosyltransferase family 2 protein/CDP-glycerol:glycerophosphate glycerophosphotransferase: MHSLTIIVTYYNSEEYIQSCIESIKQQRTQDFEVIIVNDGSTDQTEALMKESLKDYDKKVNYIKLEENQGHAHARNVAMKEVETPYFMFLDADDELASYAITFYLDKFNYTDGLIAPVHSFMLKKPQYVDLDKVKVNYFDGKRNINSFLRKQTACNIIFRTAIVRAHDLKFNEDLNVYTDWSFVIEYSKYVNKFMRITNFSFYYRGEVYDPFDGKTLSEQDFDILFEDYVKMFYDAMARVTHKETKSFIINKLEQQIARDFDPTHHDIKKRYAAHKETLVELARYLNVNLIKHQHLINKIETILLMNEDTEKAFQVNQFRKTLRHVKNIVLRNKNKNRSIYELTDKEDNVKPETIVFESFGGKNYSDSPKYIYEYMQKYYPNYRYVWSFKNPKNHVVPGNAETVKRNSEAYYKAYSEASHWVSNARLPLYLNKKENQTYIQTWHGTPLKRLANDMKVVRMPGTTTPKYKRNFNRETSRWDYLISPNRYSTEIFKSAFWMDEPRMLEIGYPRNDILVNRANDEDFKNEIKKNLNIPEDKKVIMYAPTWRDDEFVSKGKYLFELKIDLDNLYQELGDDYVILLRMHYLISNAIDLTGFENFAVDVSNYNDVSELFLVSDCLITDYSSVMFDYGILKRPQFFFAYDIDKYDKGLRGFYMDYKKDLPGPIFTEPYELAKQLKDLDKVQHDYQDKIDAFYHRFCSVDKGTASQYIGDLIHKDIEG, from the coding sequence ATGCATTCATTGACGATTATTGTCACTTACTATAATTCAGAGGAGTATATTCAAAGTTGTATAGAAAGTATTAAGCAACAACGTACTCAAGATTTTGAAGTTATCATAGTTAACGATGGTTCCACAGATCAAACAGAGGCATTGATGAAAGAATCACTTAAAGATTATGATAAAAAAGTTAATTACATTAAATTAGAAGAAAATCAAGGTCATGCACACGCACGAAATGTTGCAATGAAGGAAGTAGAAACTCCTTATTTCATGTTCTTAGATGCAGATGATGAATTAGCTTCTTATGCAATTACTTTTTACTTAGATAAGTTTAATTATACAGATGGGTTAATTGCACCTGTGCATTCATTTATGCTTAAAAAGCCACAATATGTTGACTTAGACAAAGTAAAAGTTAACTATTTTGATGGTAAACGTAATATTAATTCATTTTTAAGAAAGCAAACAGCATGTAACATTATTTTTAGAACGGCTATCGTCAGAGCACATGATTTAAAGTTTAATGAAGATTTAAATGTGTATACAGACTGGTCATTCGTTATTGAGTATTCAAAATATGTTAATAAATTTATGAGAATTACGAATTTCTCATTCTATTATCGTGGAGAAGTATATGATCCATTTGATGGTAAGACATTAAGTGAACAAGACTTTGACATCTTATTCGAAGATTATGTCAAAATGTTCTATGATGCAATGGCACGTGTCACTCATAAAGAGACTAAATCATTTATTATTAATAAATTAGAACAGCAAATTGCGAGAGATTTTGATCCTACACATCATGATATTAAGAAACGATATGCTGCACACAAAGAAACACTTGTTGAACTTGCACGTTATTTAAATGTTAACTTGATTAAACATCAACATCTTATTAACAAAATTGAAACGATTCTATTAATGAACGAAGATACAGAAAAAGCATTTCAAGTGAATCAATTTAGAAAGACATTAAGACATGTTAAAAATATTGTTTTACGTAATAAGAATAAAAATCGCTCTATTTATGAATTAACAGATAAAGAAGACAATGTTAAGCCAGAAACGATTGTATTTGAATCATTCGGTGGTAAAAACTATAGCGATAGTCCTAAATATATTTATGAATATATGCAAAAATATTATCCGAATTATCGTTATGTATGGTCTTTTAAAAATCCTAAAAATCACGTAGTTCCAGGTAATGCGGAAACAGTTAAACGAAATTCAGAAGCCTATTATAAAGCATATTCTGAAGCGAGTCATTGGGTTTCAAATGCGAGATTACCATTATATTTAAATAAGAAAGAAAATCAAACTTACATTCAAACTTGGCACGGCACACCATTGAAACGCTTAGCTAATGATATGAAAGTGGTTCGTATGCCAGGTACGACGACACCTAAATATAAACGAAACTTTAATCGTGAAACATCAAGATGGGACTATTTAATTTCTCCAAACAGATATTCTACTGAAATTTTCAAAAGTGCATTTTGGATGGATGAACCTAGAATGTTAGAAATTGGTTATCCTAGAAATGATATTTTAGTAAATAGAGCAAACGATGAAGATTTTAAAAATGAAATTAAGAAGAACTTAAATATTCCTGAAGATAAAAAAGTCATTATGTATGCGCCAACTTGGAGAGATGACGAGTTTGTAAGTAAAGGCAAGTATTTATTTGAACTGAAAATCGATCTAGATAATTTATATCAAGAATTAGGCGATGACTATGTTATCCTTTTACGTATGCATTATTTAATTTCAAATGCGATTGATTTAACAGGATTTGAAAACTTTGCTGTGGATGTTTCTAATTATAACGATGTATCTGAGTTATTCTTAGTGAGTGATTGTCTCATTACAGATTACTCTTCAGTTATGTTTGATTACGGTATTTTAAAACGCCCTCAATTCTTCTTTGCATATGATATTGATAAATATGACAAAGGCTTACGAGGCTTCTATATGGATTATAAAAAAGACTTACCAGGTCCTATTTTCACAGAACCATATGAATTAGCAAAACAACTTAAAGATTTAGATAAGGTGCAACATGACTATCAAGACAAAATTGATGCATTTTATCATCGATTCTGTTCAGTTGATAAAGGCACAGCATCTCAATATATTGGAGATTTAATTCATAAAGATATTGAAGGTTAA
- the efeO gene encoding iron uptake system protein EfeO has product MKKLPVILLTSSLLLAACGNNSDGGKDNANKSSNNSENKAELKEATKKYEKYTDKQLDEFLKGTQQFVDAIDNNDMDKAKELYPKVRMYYERSEPVAEAFGDLDPKIDARLADMKEEKKEKEWSGYHKIEKQLYQDNTIDDTTKKDAQQLLKDAKELHAKAETLDITPKLMLQGSVDLLNEVSTSKITGEEEIYSHTDLYDFKANIEGAQKIYELFKPTLEKKDKKLSADIQKNFDKVNELLDKYKDGDGYKSYNDVTKKDRKALSDAVNSLGEPLSKMAVVTE; this is encoded by the coding sequence ATGAAGAAATTACCAGTAATTTTATTAACGTCGTCTTTACTTTTAGCAGCATGTGGTAACAATAGTGATGGCGGTAAAGATAATGCTAATAAGAGTAGTAATAATAGTGAAAACAAAGCTGAATTAAAAGAAGCTACTAAAAAATATGAAAAATATACTGATAAACAATTAGATGAATTCTTAAAAGGGACTCAACAGTTTGTAGATGCGATTGACAATAATGATATGGATAAAGCGAAAGAATTATATCCTAAAGTACGTATGTATTATGAACGTTCAGAACCTGTTGCAGAAGCATTTGGTGATTTAGATCCCAAAATTGATGCACGTTTAGCAGATATGAAAGAAGAAAAGAAAGAAAAAGAATGGTCTGGTTACCATAAAATAGAGAAACAATTATATCAAGATAACACAATAGACGATACAACTAAGAAAGATGCTCAACAATTATTAAAAGATGCTAAAGAGCTACATGCTAAGGCTGAAACTTTAGATATTACACCTAAGTTAATGTTACAGGGGTCAGTAGATTTATTAAACGAAGTATCAACGTCTAAAATTACTGGTGAAGAAGAAATTTATTCTCACACAGATTTATATGACTTCAAAGCTAATATCGAAGGTGCACAAAAGATTTATGAATTATTCAAACCAACATTAGAGAAAAAAGATAAAAAATTAAGTGCTGATATTCAAAAGAACTTTGATAAAGTGAATGAATTACTTGATAAATATAAAGACGGAGACGGATACAAATCTTATAATGATGTAACTAAGAAAGATAGAAAAGCACTTTCAGATGCAGTGAATTCTTTAGGAGAACCACTAAGTAAGATGGCTGTGGTTACAGAATGA
- a CDS encoding TpgX protein, protein MKKLYTSLLALSLILGAAACSNDDSSKDKDSSKDDQSKTEQKDKASNDHSKDKSSDKESDKDDKNKDKDKNDNVASNDSNSTSSNQDSDHNQLASSNNNGSSSDQQAQNTNGNNNGATNNNQQPSNTNNNQGTPNQGSSNQDTQQPTQGNNGYVVPYHGTNAVNVARSLTRDNVNQSEALKQLPNFQTALDIAKQEANLYGNHNKTYNDYGIEGNNGNYSYVFSFKDPQQNGVYSIVTVNSQGQPVVVDPAYGK, encoded by the coding sequence ATGAAGAAATTGTATACGAGTTTGTTAGCTTTATCCTTAATTTTAGGCGCAGCAGCATGTTCTAATGATGATAGTAGTAAGGACAAAGATAGTTCTAAGGATGATCAGTCAAAAACTGAACAGAAAGATAAAGCATCTAATGATCATTCAAAGGACAAATCGTCTGATAAAGAAAGCGATAAAGACGATAAAAACAAAGACAAAGATAAAAATGATAACGTAGCTTCAAACGATAGCAATTCAACAAGTAGTAACCAAGATAGTGATCATAACCAACTAGCGTCATCCAATAATAATGGAAGTAGTTCAGATCAACAAGCACAAAATACGAATGGAAATAATAATGGTGCTACAAACAATAATCAGCAACCAAGTAATACTAATAATAATCAAGGTACACCAAACCAAGGCTCATCAAACCAAGATACACAACAACCTACACAAGGTAATAACGGTTATGTAGTACCTTATCATGGTACTAATGCAGTTAATGTAGCAAGAAGCTTAACAAGAGATAATGTGAATCAATCAGAAGCCTTAAAACAATTACCAAACTTCCAAACTGCCTTAGATATTGCTAAACAAGAAGCTAATTTATATGGTAATCATAATAAAACGTATAATGACTACGGCATTGAAGGTAACAATGGTAATTACAGTTATGTATTTAGTTTTAAAGATCCACAACAAAATGGTGTTTATTCTATTGTTACAGTGAATAGTCAAGGTCAACCTGTTGTTGTTGATCCAGCTTATGGAAAATAG
- a CDS encoding GNAT family N-acetyltransferase, with amino-acid sequence MVVIKHIAPSVEDYLKLRLDAGLSAKSTEAAKRGLPNACFNITLYYELSLIGMGRIVGDEGTALQIVDIAVHPDYQGQGYGRTIMEHIMQYVHENAVKGTYVSLMADYPADKLYEKFGFQSTEPHSMGMYILF; translated from the coding sequence ATGGTAGTTATCAAACATATAGCGCCGTCCGTAGAAGATTATTTAAAATTACGATTAGATGCGGGACTAAGTGCAAAGTCCACTGAAGCGGCTAAAAGAGGATTGCCTAATGCTTGTTTTAATATCACTTTATATTATGAGTTGTCATTAATAGGTATGGGTAGAATCGTTGGAGATGAGGGAACAGCACTTCAAATTGTCGATATTGCTGTTCACCCAGATTATCAAGGACAAGGATATGGTCGTACAATTATGGAACACATTATGCAATACGTTCATGAAAATGCGGTAAAAGGTACTTATGTGAGTTTAATGGCTGATTATCCCGCAGATAAATTGTATGAAAAATTTGGTTTTCAATCTACAGAGCCACATTCAATGGGGATGTATATTTTATTTTAA
- the tatA gene encoding twin-arginine translocase TatA/TatE family subunit produces the protein MENLFVLGITGPTSLVIISIIALIIFGPTKLPQFGRAIGSTLKEFKSAAEHMDDDSTDTPSKASKSQREQSK, from the coding sequence ATGGAAAATTTGTTTGTATTAGGAATTACTGGACCTACAAGTCTTGTCATCATTAGTATTATTGCCTTAATCATTTTTGGACCTACGAAGTTACCACAATTTGGACGTGCTATTGGATCAACATTAAAAGAATTTAAATCCGCTGCTGAACACATGGACGACGATTCTACAGACACACCCAGTAAAGCATCAAAATCACAACGTGAACAATCAAAATAA
- the tatC gene encoding twin-arginine translocase subunit TatC: MNNQNNSTLLDHFTELRQRLVHTLIAFIIATVITYLSSHWWVKPFLHYVKRSDVTLHTFSFTETIQIYIMIIFTVALCIIAPMIFYQLWAFIAPGLHQHERKFIYKYSIFCAVLFILGVIFAFFIGFPLIINFSINLSDALSIEPIIGLKAYLGELIRWLLVFGFLFQIPVLFLGLAHFGLIDPRQLGTYRKYIYFACFVVASIIAPPDLVLNLLLTLPLILLFEFSMLIAKITYKQQNISNEV; this comes from the coding sequence GTGAACAATCAAAATAACTCGACATTATTAGACCATTTTACTGAATTACGACAACGATTAGTACATACTCTGATTGCCTTTATTATCGCAACAGTGATAACTTATCTATCATCACATTGGTGGGTTAAACCTTTTTTACATTATGTAAAACGTTCTGATGTGACGTTGCACACATTCTCGTTTACTGAAACCATACAAATTTATATTATGATTATATTTACGGTTGCCCTTTGCATTATTGCACCAATGATTTTCTATCAATTATGGGCATTTATCGCACCAGGCTTACATCAACATGAACGCAAATTCATCTATAAATATAGTATCTTTTGTGCAGTTCTTTTTATTCTTGGCGTTATATTTGCCTTTTTTATTGGTTTTCCACTGATTATTAATTTTTCAATTAACTTATCAGATGCCCTTAGTATCGAACCAATCATAGGTTTAAAAGCATATTTAGGAGAACTCATAAGATGGCTATTGGTTTTTGGTTTTTTATTCCAAATTCCAGTACTATTTTTAGGATTAGCGCATTTTGGTTTAATTGATCCGCGCCAATTAGGTACTTATCGTAAATATATTTATTTTGCATGTTTTGTAGTTGCTAGTATCATTGCACCACCTGATTTAGTACTTAATTTATTATTAACGTTACCTTTAATTCTTTTATTTGAATTTAGTATGCTCATCGCCAAAATCACATATAAACAGCAAAACATCTCGAACGAAGTCTAA
- a CDS encoding FTR1 family protein has translation MKHYLIKIVVILMIGLSIFRFTPAHAESASMSETYVAITDAKSTIADKDKSQSDKAKALKDVKKEIKALKINNDSKEGKQVNSKLKEVEHASSDDAKADKLGELTKALIAYENQQSSKDASGKIKELQQAVDAKDAPMKKAIKDKNHTELQSLNNDLNSIWTSNETVIRNYDDGKYGQIEVNLMQLRVAIQKEPLDTDKVKTAWSTFKNSIDTVDQKQSDSDSDKYKVTQLNEELDKAIAGINDNDLDKADASLSQFVKIWPYVEGKIQTKNSSLYTKIEDKIPYYQSILDQSNKDRVKKGLQELNSEIKDTVGQGEYSFVDVMIIFLREGIEVLLIIMTLTTMTRKVKDVKGTSSVVGGALLGLILSIGLGITFIYTIGNNGVVREGMEAILGIVAVVLMYVVGIWMHRRSNAQRWNEMIQSMYNNAMSNGNLILLGTIGLISVLREGVEVIIFYMGMIGSITTKDFILGIGLAIIILIIFAFAFRFIVKLVPVRFIFRVLSILIFVMTFKMLGVSIQKLQLLGYMSQHSIEGLPTLSWIGFYPSVETIIAQVILIILILIFVLNNRKK, from the coding sequence GTGAAACACTATTTAATTAAAATAGTAGTGATATTAATGATTGGGCTATCTATTTTTAGATTTACACCTGCACACGCCGAATCAGCCTCAATGAGCGAAACATATGTTGCGATTACTGATGCGAAATCGACAATTGCAGATAAAGATAAAAGCCAATCTGATAAAGCTAAAGCATTAAAAGACGTTAAAAAAGAAATTAAAGCGTTAAAGATTAATAATGATAGCAAAGAAGGCAAACAAGTTAATAGCAAGTTGAAAGAAGTAGAACATGCTTCATCAGACGATGCTAAAGCGGACAAACTTGGTGAACTGACTAAAGCGCTTATTGCTTATGAAAATCAACAATCTTCTAAAGACGCTTCAGGAAAGATTAAGGAATTACAACAAGCAGTTGATGCTAAAGACGCACCAATGAAAAAAGCCATCAAAGATAAAAATCACACAGAACTACAATCATTAAATAATGATTTAAATTCGATATGGACGAGTAATGAAACAGTCATTCGAAATTATGATGATGGTAAATATGGTCAAATTGAAGTTAATTTAATGCAATTAAGAGTTGCCATTCAAAAAGAGCCACTAGATACTGACAAAGTTAAAACTGCATGGTCAACGTTTAAGAACAGTATTGATACCGTTGATCAAAAGCAATCTGATTCAGACTCAGATAAGTATAAAGTTACTCAACTCAATGAAGAATTAGATAAAGCGATTGCTGGTATCAATGACAATGATTTAGATAAAGCAGATGCATCATTATCGCAATTTGTTAAAATCTGGCCATATGTCGAAGGTAAAATTCAAACTAAAAATAGTAGTTTATATACTAAAATAGAAGATAAAATTCCTTACTACCAAAGTATTTTAGATCAATCTAATAAAGACCGTGTGAAAAAAGGGTTACAAGAATTAAATTCAGAAATCAAAGATACGGTCGGACAAGGTGAGTATTCATTTGTAGATGTCATGATTATTTTCCTACGTGAAGGTATCGAGGTCTTATTAATTATCATGACCTTAACAACGATGACACGTAAAGTTAAGGATGTTAAAGGAACGTCTAGTGTAGTAGGCGGTGCCTTATTAGGTCTTATTTTAAGTATTGGACTAGGTATTACCTTTATCTATACGATTGGTAATAATGGCGTCGTAAGAGAAGGTATGGAAGCTATTTTAGGTATCGTAGCAGTGGTATTAATGTATGTTGTTGGTATTTGGATGCATCGAAGATCAAATGCTCAACGTTGGAATGAAATGATCCAGAGCATGTATAACAATGCGATGAGTAATGGTAATTTAATATTACTAGGTACAATTGGATTAATTTCTGTATTACGTGAAGGTGTCGAAGTCATTATCTTCTATATGGGAATGATTGGTAGTATTACTACTAAAGATTTTATTCTTGGTATAGGATTAGCCATCATCATATTAATTATCTTCGCATTTGCATTTAGATTTATTGTGAAACTTGTTCCTGTACGATTCATATTTAGAGTACTGTCTATCTTAATATTTGTCATGACATTTAAAATGTTAGGTGTAAGTATTCAAAAATTACAATTGTTAGGCTATATGTCTCAGCATAGTATTGAAGGATTACCAACATTGAGTTGGATTGGTTTCTATCCAAGTGTTGAAACCATTATTGCTCAAGTCATATTAATCATACTTATTCTTATATTCGTTTTAAACAATCGTAAGAAATAA
- a CDS encoding acryloyl-CoA reductase → MAEEFKAYVVDRDDEGKVSADFKQLTINDLPEGDVLIKVHYSSINYKDALATQDRNAIVKQYPMVPGIDLSGEIVESNAPGHYVGYKVIVTSYDLGVSQFGGFSEYARVNSEWIIDLPEDLTLEEAMIYGTAGYTAGLAIERLETEGLTIEKDNVLVRGASGGVGMLSVLMLDKLGYDVVASTGRKDATDKLKTLGAKDVIDRLPEYDGKALGSRTWQAAIDPVGGESLANIVNKLDNNGSIAVIGMTGGTQFESSVFPLILRGISILGVDSVFTPIKLRKLVWRRLAKDLKPKQLHDIKEVIAFDDLPNGIDRVMNHQHMGRIVVDFGVK, encoded by the coding sequence TTGGCAGAAGAATTTAAAGCTTATGTCGTAGATAGAGATGATGAAGGAAAGGTCTCTGCAGATTTTAAGCAACTTACAATAAATGATTTACCTGAAGGTGATGTCCTTATTAAAGTACATTACTCAAGTATTAACTATAAAGATGCATTAGCTACACAAGATCGTAATGCAATTGTTAAACAATATCCTATGGTACCAGGAATAGATTTATCAGGTGAAATTGTAGAATCTAATGCACCAGGTCACTATGTAGGATATAAAGTCATTGTAACAAGCTATGATTTGGGCGTGAGTCAATTTGGTGGTTTCAGTGAATATGCTCGTGTGAATAGCGAATGGATTATCGATCTACCCGAAGATTTAACTTTAGAAGAAGCTATGATTTATGGTACTGCTGGTTACACAGCTGGTTTAGCTATTGAGCGATTAGAAACAGAAGGATTAACAATAGAAAAGGATAATGTATTAGTTAGAGGCGCTTCTGGTGGCGTTGGTATGCTATCAGTCCTTATGTTAGATAAATTAGGTTATGACGTTGTTGCTAGTACTGGGCGTAAAGATGCAACTGACAAATTGAAAACATTAGGCGCTAAGGATGTTATTGATCGCTTACCTGAATATGATGGTAAAGCATTAGGTTCAAGAACTTGGCAGGCTGCTATAGATCCAGTTGGCGGCGAAAGTTTAGCTAATATCGTCAATAAGCTTGATAATAATGGCAGTATAGCCGTTATTGGAATGACTGGTGGCACTCAATTCGAAAGTTCTGTCTTTCCACTTATTTTAAGAGGAATCAGTATATTAGGCGTTGATTCTGTCTTCACTCCAATTAAACTACGCAAACTCGTCTGGCGTCGTCTTGCCAAAGATTTAAAACCAAAACAATTACATGATATTAAAGAAGTCATTGCATTTGATGACTTACCAAATGGTATTGATCGTGTAATGAATCATCAGCACATGGGTCGAATCGTTGTCGACTTTGGTGTTAAATAA
- the efeB gene encoding iron uptake transporter deferrochelatase/peroxidase subunit, with translation MSKVDNQSSSSVSRRSFLKMMGIGGAGVVIGASGAGSVFSFKSMFDTPEDEEKDAYEFYGKVQAGITTPTQKTCNVVSLELKSKDKSAIKDMFKQWTKMAENMTDGDAVEKDSKNPLLPPVDTGEAIGLGASKLTLTFGVSKSFMKKLGLSDKIRKDYKDLPHFPNDQIDEDYSDGDIMIQACSNDEQVTFHAVHNLIRPFRDLVKVKWSQNGFVSVKGKETPRNLMAFKDGTVNPRKTNEYKDYVFINDGWAKNGTYCIIRRIQIHIETWDRTALEEQEATFGRKRSSGAPLTGKKEFDELDLKAKDSTGEYVIPEDAHARLAREAKTSIKRRAYNYTAGTNEKTGNLETGLLFISFQKSPQQFIDIQNHLGHKDKLNEYITHRGTATFIVLPGVQKGGYLGETLFN, from the coding sequence ATGAGTAAAGTAGATAATCAATCATCGTCTTCTGTTTCAAGACGCTCATTTTTAAAAATGATGGGTATTGGTGGAGCTGGCGTAGTCATTGGTGCAAGTGGAGCAGGTAGTGTATTTTCATTTAAGTCAATGTTTGATACGCCAGAAGATGAAGAAAAAGATGCATATGAATTTTATGGCAAAGTACAAGCAGGCATTACAACACCAACACAGAAAACATGTAATGTCGTATCATTAGAACTTAAATCTAAAGATAAAAGTGCCATTAAGGATATGTTTAAACAATGGACTAAAATGGCGGAAAATATGACTGACGGCGATGCGGTAGAAAAGGATAGTAAGAATCCTTTGTTACCACCCGTTGATACTGGCGAAGCTATCGGTTTAGGCGCTAGTAAATTAACACTCACATTTGGTGTGAGTAAATCATTTATGAAAAAGTTAGGCCTTTCCGACAAAATCCGAAAAGACTATAAAGATTTACCACATTTTCCAAATGATCAAATAGACGAAGACTATAGTGATGGTGACATCATGATTCAAGCTTGTTCTAATGATGAGCAAGTGACATTTCATGCTGTACATAACTTAATTCGTCCGTTTAGAGATTTAGTCAAAGTAAAATGGTCACAAAACGGATTTGTATCAGTCAAAGGTAAAGAAACACCAAGAAATCTAATGGCGTTTAAGGATGGTACAGTTAATCCGAGAAAGACTAATGAATACAAAGATTATGTCTTTATTAATGACGGTTGGGCTAAAAATGGCACATATTGTATCATTCGACGTATTCAAATTCACATCGAAACATGGGATCGTACTGCATTAGAAGAACAAGAAGCTACTTTCGGTAGAAAAAGAAGTTCAGGTGCACCGTTAACAGGTAAAAAAGAATTTGATGAGTTGGATTTAAAAGCTAAAGATAGTACAGGAGAATATGTCATTCCAGAAGACGCCCATGCACGATTGGCAAGAGAAGCGAAAACTTCAATTAAAAGACGTGCGTATAATTATACTGCAGGTACTAACGAAAAAACTGGCAATTTAGAAACAGGATTATTATTTATTAGTTTCCAAAAATCACCACAACAATTTATTGATATACAGAATCATCTAGGTCATAAAGACAAATTGAATGAATATATTACGCATAGAGGTACTGCTACATTTATCGTATTGCCAGGCGTACAAAAGGGAGGCTACCTAGGTGAAACACTATTTAATTAA
- a CDS encoding N-acetyltransferase, whose protein sequence is MMKQIREVSIEEVETLQKIAIETFYETFGPFYTDDNLQKYFDSAFNIETLKKELQEPLSFYYFFTEDDDIVGYTKFNVDDAQTEPHGPDYLEVQRIYFYQSHQGGGRGKKFIDLAVEKAKAYKKSKIWLGVWENNPQAIKFYESRGFVETGHHEFITGDVVDRDIIMEKEL, encoded by the coding sequence ATCATGAAACAAATAAGGGAAGTAAGTATTGAAGAAGTTGAAACATTACAAAAGATAGCGATAGAAACGTTTTATGAAACATTTGGACCATTCTATACAGATGATAATTTACAAAAGTACTTTGATAGTGCGTTTAATATTGAGACTTTAAAAAAAGAATTACAAGAACCGTTATCATTTTATTATTTTTTTACTGAAGATGACGATATTGTTGGATACACAAAATTTAATGTTGATGATGCACAAACTGAACCACATGGCCCCGATTATTTAGAAGTTCAACGTATTTATTTTTATCAATCACATCAAGGTGGAGGCAGAGGCAAAAAATTTATAGACCTTGCTGTTGAGAAAGCAAAAGCATATAAAAAATCCAAAATTTGGTTAGGCGTTTGGGAAAATAATCCTCAAGCCATTAAGTTTTATGAATCACGAGGTTTTGTTGAAACAGGACACCACGAATTTATTACAGGAGATGTTGTGGATAGAGATATTATCATGGAAAAGGAATTATAA